Within the Oncorhynchus masou masou isolate Uvic2021 chromosome 1, UVic_Omas_1.1, whole genome shotgun sequence genome, the region GTCATTAATTCAAGGTCCCTACCCTCAAGAACAGCCCCACAGCTACAACCTCAGCCCCCCATAACCATGAGTGACAGTTCCAACAGCTCTCAGTAGGGGGTGCTCACAGATCAGTTTCAGTGACTTCCATGACCCACACAGACTGGACTGGAAGTGGCAACCAAAGACTGGTTCCCTTTTGTCCCTCACGACTGGGCCAGAGTGATTCTGGAGGGAGGACCGGTCAAGTCCGGTCCAGGTTCAGGAGATTGAGCAGATGGTGCTGCTGCCCTGGTTCTTTATGGCTTCGCTCTTCTTCAGCTCTCTGGTGATCCTCCTCCTGATGCCTTCCAGGTACAGACTCCTGTCAAACTGGCCTGCTCCCAGAGGAATACTGggaaacacaccagacagagaaCAACAAATACAAGTCAGGATTAACAAACTGTTCTAGTTAAACTCAGATTTTCATTGACTTCACTTTTGGAcgcctattactactactatttgTACTACAGTGTACATGAGAGGAGTAAAACAGCTTGCCCCTGCAACAGCTGAGAGGAAGGGGTGGGACTTACTTGTCTCTCCCGGGACGCAGTTTGACCTGGAACATGGCGATGACAGGCCGGTGGTCTGACGTCTTTATCGTTGAACAGCTGGTGTACTTTATCACTTTGATGTCATCCACCTGCCTGTTCCTGAACAGTATTCTGTCCTATAGCACACAGAGGAACAGTGAAATATAAATGTTATTTTGTGTGTTTAAAACAAACAATCATAAAAAAAGAGGCTTGCTTGAACGAATGGTACAGGGTATGACTGATGCTGACACTAACTGTGTACGAGGGAATTCTCTGCTTGGAGGTGGTGTCGTACATGTCACAGCCGACATCATATTTGTAGGTGGGGAAGAAGTGAATTGGTGCTTCTTGGAAGCCTTTAAAGATGGAACCTAGAACAGAGCATAATACATTTGTATTATATTTTGAAATATCTGTCACAGTGAGCGTAGTAACAATACATTTTGAGATATCATTCACAATCTAATACATGTAATATTTGCCTGTCCGGTTCTCCGTGTTCATATGGTTTTGTTCCATGTAGACGTACCATCCTTCATTTCCTTGGAGAGTTGGTCATGGTGGAGCAGAGGGCTCATGTCCACACCCGGGTTCTGGTTTAGAATGGCCTCTACCCCCACACGATCTTTACTCAGACGGAAGTTAAAGTCCCCAAACCAGAAAACCTCATCAAACCGTGTTGTCACATCCGCTGAAAGATATGAAACAGAAATGATAAGTACATTTACACTGGTGTTTTTATTCAGTACTTGTTGCATAAAGGAAATACCATCATTTCTCATCACACAATAAGCATGCTCTTCTAGATGTAACAGCAGTACTGCAATGAACAACTATTGTCTTTAGGAGTACTTACAGGATGTGGAGCGGTAAGGGTTGGTGTCTGGAAGACCATTAGGAAGAGCAAGTGCTTCAATGATTTTGTTGTAGTCCAGAATCCTCTCGTACACTTTGGAATCTCCAGCTAGGAAACAAGGACATGTATTAAATTACccagggtgtattcattacgtctTGCAATGGAAACCGTTTATATTTTAAAAACCAAACAGAAGTAAACAAAGCAAACAGAATGAAACTGGGAGGGACCTACCAGAATTTGTACAATAAAAACTTGTTTTAGTTGCAAAACATTTTCCATTTGGAGTAAACGggttctgttgcaaaacgttttgcaacagactAAACATTGgcataatgaatacacccctagtTAGTAGGGGTGTATCCAAAGGCTTTCCACTTCTTGTTTACATCCACGTCATGTATTGACATCACTTCATGAACAACATGTCACTCACAGGTAAAATGGGAGGTGATGAAGAGGAAGGAAGTGCCAAAGAAAGTGAAGCCGATCCCCACAGCTCCTTTGGTTTTGATCTGAGACATGATGCGTGTTGTGACCGTGGCATGCTCCACTTCTGTTAGGAGATTCGATAATTACAGCATATAGAGTGGGACCAAATCACATAATGTACTGTACACAAGATATGCAGTGGGTTGCCAGAGATCACCTTATAACGTTGCCTCTCTTACAACATTTCAATAAGAGACAACATTCTGAGATTTGTTGATGGTAAAGGACTGATTCTTTTTCTTCTGAAAATGTcaggagccatttgggacagacctGAGCAGAACCAAATGAGGTCCCTCCTGACGAACACAGTGAGGTAGAGAACCCCGTGGAAGGCTGCGTAGAGCATGACGTAGTACGGCCCCAGAGTCTCCTGAAGACGGATCTCCCATTCCCTCctgtgacacagacacacatcagcATAGAGTACTGAAGACTTCATTGATATCATTCTTTATGCACTCATACACAGTCATCTCATACCGGTCTGGACATCCCTCCTGGACTCCGATGATGTAAAAGTCTTGAGCAAATTCAGAGTCCGTCGGGAGCAACAGATCGTCTAGGTTGTTTGGAAGTCCCTGAAAAGGATACGGAAGCGGTCATTTTCCTTCATAACAGAATACCAGGACACACGTTATCAAAGAGTGAGTGTAGAATGTGTAGAAACATATGTTCAGGCTATAGGCCTAATGTTAAACAATAGGAGCGGCCCCACCTTTTCTCCCTGCATGTTCCATGTGGCTATGTAGATGCCAACTCTCCTCTCTGGGAAGTAGCGGTCCAGCTCCTCAGCCCCCAGCAGGGCACCACTACCCAGCACACTGCCCTCCAAAAAACTCCTGCAACACAATGAGAAAATTAACACTTAGGCTAATAACGGGAGGTATAGATAGTTTTTTCCTGTTTGGAAATATTATTGGCTACTTTGAACCAAACCCATTTAAAATGTCTGGTAGACTACATTATAAAATGTCAgtaccatgcacacacacacacacaatttaaagAAGGCTGCGTATTATTGGCGCTGAATCACATTTCAAAACATAGGCTTCTTCCATATCGGATAGCGCACTGAAACTTTTCAGATAAATCCCCTGATTCCTTTAACAGCTCCTTGCTGAGGCATGAGGCGTGTAGCGTACTGACACCCATCTTTGCTCCCTGAATGGTGGCAAAAGCTATGCTGATTCCCTTTACACTTTCCTCTGTCTGAATGAGCACTTACATAGCATAAGCCTCTGAGGCCTTCATTAAAGTATAGCTGATACCAGTGTTGCTAGAGCACACATCAATGCTTATGCTCTAACTGCAGATGTGCCATGGTAATAATTAGCCTTAGCCTACAGCATAGTCTTCTTGGTTACGATTCAAAGCTGATGGCGACTGTGAGACTGTTCACAGTAGGTTACAATAGCTCAAATGCCGGTCTGTATTTCATGCAGAATACAGGCATATTTAACTCAAGGCCCACATCAATTCTTATCATGGGATGTCATGTGCCACATCACAGGTAGTGCATTCAATACAATGGAATATCACCGAAGCCTGGCTATCTTCATTTTAGAGGTGCATCAAACATTCAAAGGATACTATATACATTGTATTTAGATCCAGAATGTGTTGATCTAATACAGCATCAAAGCCATCAAGACTTCTAATAACACTCTGATACCAGTATGAGTCAATGATCCAATACTGGTAGAGAAGGCTCCTGCAGTAGGTATCTGGTCAGTAATCTGGAGAGGATATCCTGAATTCAAGTATTGTGGAAATACCTGTTCCTGACGTCCCTGGGTCTGATGGGGTTCAACACGCTGAAGGTGGACTTCATGGAGTTGACAGAGATGTTGTCCGACACCATGTTATCCAGAAGCCGGCTGTCGCTCAGGTTCCTGTGCAGTTGCAGCCTCTCCGGCCCAGCCCTCCCAGGCACAATGCCATAATCCACACAATCCCTGTCAATCCGATTAGCTGTTCTTAAGGATGCGGAAGCCAAGCTCTGCTCCAGAGCAGGAAATGGACCCGAGGGCTGTAAGGGAGAGAGGCGTACCTTGGAGGACCTCACCCGCTGCTCTGCAGGGTCACTGTGGTGGTCGTGGGGCCCCCGCTCGTACTCTGAAAGGCTCTGGCCCCTGGCTCTGAAGACGGGGGACCCTGATGGAGCCGATTGGGGTCCCACGACAGAGCCCTGTCCGTTCCTCAAGGTGGCAGCACCGCTCAAGGTGAACACACCTGTAACTGTTGAGTCCTCCTTAAGAGATTCTGTGGAGGAACCGGTCTCAGCTGGGTCGGTCAGACTCTCCTGgctgttcttcagtctcctgcttctcaccttctcctccaccGAACCACTGTTCCCTTCCTTTGACAGTACAGGGGGCTTTGGCAGCAGGGGTGGTCGGGGCTGGTAGGGACTGGTCTTGCTGCTTTGGTCTCGTAAATCCTGAGTGATTTTCATGGTGTTGTTGAGGAGCTTTGTGGTTTTGTTGTCCTCTGTATTGTCACCACTTACTTCTCCTGGATCCTTCCCACCAGGAGCTCCACCAGGTAACACTCCAACAACGGGCTGAGAGGGGCTGCTATCCTCCCCATTCTCAGTCATCCTCATAGTAGGCTGCACCTTCTAGGTGCATGGGGACTCCATTTGATTAGAAGGAGATAATCTAGAAAACGATTACTTTAGCTACTATTATTGAGAAGTGATTGATAATATTTATAATTATGTTTGATTGCTCAATTCTATTCCTTAACTTGTACTTCACATTAGCTCCATATGTTGCCCTGTTACTGATCTCACACAAGGTATAACGTTAAGATCGGTATTACATCATTAGTCACGATTCATTTGATTAACTaactagttagctaacgttagctagtaaaCTGCACATATGGTTGACTCATTatcggtagctagctagctaaatcacTGCCTGAAAGTGGCAGCTCTGTTGGCAGCTAGTTAACCTTAACTGGGTGCTAAATTTACTAGCTAgctaagctaacgttagctgatcACTTTTACGGCTAGCTAACTAGATAGCTACATCATCGTTAACATGTTATGCTCCTAGTTATGGGTTCTGATAGTAGagatagctagctaatgtttACTATGCGTCCAGTCTAGCTTGAGAAACGTAACTAATGTTAGCTGTGTGCTAGCTAATCTATGACAACAGAACGCTAGTTAGCTAGGAACCTGGCAGTCTGGGAAAGACAAATGCATTAGACATGACGCTTCATTTAATCAAATGATTATCGTCGTTAGATACCTGGGGGAAAGCAAAATCAAGTTTCGTCCATTGCAGGATTGTGAGAATACATCGTTATTgaggtagctggctagctatttttAGCTTAGCTGGTTAGCTCCGAACGCTAAGCAAACTTTCCACTTCCTTAGTAACGCTTGACAACAGTTTTTGTTACTTATAAAACACATGCTGCTTGCATTGTACGTGTAGCGCCCCCTACTACAAATGCAGTAGTGATGGTTATGGTAATAATAAGGCTAATAACATAGGCATACCCGTTAGTTTAGTGAGCTATTTTGGGGTGGTTTCAAGGTGTGGAGTTACAATAGTGGGTTAGAGTGAGTATAAGCCTTGGATTTTGAGAGCTTGTGATAAGCTCAACATGTTTTAGTTTGAACATTCTGAATACAAAACAACGTGTGTAATGTATCGTCTATGTACCTCCCTACAGTATTAGTAAGTAAGGTATATCAACTGTGATGATTTACAACATAtacttgtctgtctgtttgacaagaaacacacactcacactcacacacacttttaaCCAGAAGGTGTCATTATAGGGCTATGTAAGTGCATCAAGTGTGACTGCTTGAATCACAATAAAATATGAAATACATCTGATTCAACTCAATTATTGGCTTTTACATCTACAATATACACGTGATGCCTCACCATATGTCAACGAGGCTGTTTACCCAGAGTAAATACACATAACATTATCTGAGGTGTTTGATAACTGTTATGTTCCTGTGTTCACTCATGTTTAAGATGTTTACTATCTCTCATTCAATGATGCTGCAGCACAGAAGTGTTCTCCAGTGAATTACAGTGCTTTATCTGTGGGTGGGCAATCTCTCTGACAGTGAGTCGCACCCTGGCAAAGAGCAGATGGAAGTTTCATGCAACTCTGCTCCTATTTGGTATCGTTACATTTCATGGTTCCCTCTCACAGCTGAAAGCGAGATGGCTAAGGTAGAGAGATTCTGAGAATCTTGACAATAATGGGTTCTATAATCTAGGACATCTGTGCACAGTAAACACTGTTCTTTTCGTATAAATCTTATTCAATTATTCTATGGTTCTTTCATCGCTGTAAGATCAAAAATGCTGTTcttcaactacagctcagcattcaacaccatagtaccctccaatctcatcattaagcttgagaccttgggtctcaaccccgccctgtgcaactgggtactggatttcctgacgggccgcccccaggtggtgaaggtaggaaacaatcattcctcttcgctgatcctcaacacttgggccccacaagggtgcgttctcagctctctcctgtactccctgttcacccatgactgcgtggccatgcacgcctccaactcaatcatcaggtttgcagacgacactacagtggtaggcttgattaccaacaacaacgagacagcctacagggaggaggtgagggccctcggagtgtggtgtcaggaaaataacctctcactcaatgtcagcaaaacaaaagagatgataatggacttcaggaaacagcaaagggagcacccccctatccacatcgacgggacagcagtgaagGTAGAAAGTTAAGTTCTTCtgtgtacatatcactgacaaagtgaaatggtccacgcacacagacagcgtggtgaagaaggtgcaacagcacctcttcaacttcaggaggctgaaaaaatgtggcttgtcaccgaaaaccctCACTATTTTTAcaggcaactgcactgcccacaaccgcagggctctccagagggtggtgcggtctgcacaacacatcaccggaggcaaactacctgccctgtaggacacctacaacacccgatgtcacaggaaggccaaaaggatcatcaaggacaataaccacccgagccactacctgttcaccccacttccatccagaaggcaaggtcagcacaggtgcatcagagctgggacagagagatagaatctgtttttcTATCtcatcaaggccatcagactgtttaacagccaccactagaacagagaggcggctgcctacctacagacttgatatcattggccttTAAtacatggaacactagtcactttaataatggttacatatctcacattactcatctcataagtgtatactgtatccttcactatctagtCTTtactatctactgcatcttagtcGCTCTGTtgctgctcatccatatattttatacttatatattctcatccctttactagattgtgtgtattaggttttgttgtggaattgttagatattacctgttagatactgctgcattGTCaaatctagaagcataagcatttcactacactcacaacatctgctaacccatgtgtatgtgaccaatacaatttgatttgatttgaaaaagccTCCCAATGATGTCACTAAATGATTATAACCTCTGAAGCGTCTATACCAAAGCAAAATTTGTACAGTAGACACTAATGATCTGGGGGACCAGGCTTCCTAATCTCTGCTATTGAGAATGATCATttggtaaatccatttgaattcaataaCTTTTTGAAAGCATCCCATTTGTTTAAAACAAAACTTTCCATACATGTTTGCCCATGGAAGAAGTGGTCATAAAGtcactttttggacctgaatggcAAAACATTCAGAagataaaggtgctcaaagttgatCCATTTTGTATACCCTTAACCATACCATGAgatatccatgtcttcatcactggaaaagattgAGTTTGATATACTTTAATAGCCTACAAACAGTGTTTTCAAACTAAATCTTTCACGTCAATTACCCAAAAATgggtaaactcagattttttttcaTATTCGCAAATGTTGTAGCTTCGACCCTATTTCATATCATCTCAGGTTGTGTCACGGCTCTCGTCATAATGAGgattggaccaaagcgcagcgtgataggTGTTCATGATTTTATTTGATCGCAAAACACTCTAACAAAATAAACAAGAggggaaaaccgaaacagttctgtaaggtgcataaactatacagaaaacaactacccacaaaacataggtgggaaaaaggctgcctaagtatgattcccaatcagagacaacgatagacagctgtccctgattgagaaccatacccggccaaaacatagaaataaactaactagaatgcccaccctagtgaCATTTTGTGTTGTGCCGCCATCATTTGAGAGACAACATggtcttgaatacagggtgggtgtcataAGTCATCATAAGTCCATTctatgaattatatttctatCACTTCAGACCACTACAATTTAGCTGGTGCACCATTGAAATATACATTTGATTTAAATGTTCAATTGTAATAAATAACACAAAGTTGACTGTCAGTCCACCCATCATTGAATTTCAACTTAAATGGTCATGTATATTATATGATCTATATTTCTATGATTTCAATATGTTTCCTATGGAGGATTGACAGTACAACTTGAAACAACagatattcccattcaagtcCCATTCTCTGATGTGTGGACCTTAAGCCATctttgtggtaccatttgaaagttgACATCTCTATTTTATTCCACCCTGTATTCAGGAGAATGTTGTCTCAACTGAGGGTGGGCATAACAAAAACTTTTGATGATGTAAGTAGGGTCTAAGCtgcaacatatgtgaaaatgaaaaaatctgagtttacaatTTTTTTGATTATTGAcgttaaaggttaaaaaatatatttataaaaatatatatacggtacctgtcaaaagtttacGGTACCTGTCAgagtttttatttttacaatttcctacattgtagaatagtagtgaagacatcagaactatgaaataacacatatggaatcatgtagtaaaatttttttttaaacaaatcaaaatatattttatatttgagattcttaagagtagc harbors:
- the LOC135539405 gene encoding phosphatidylinositol polyphosphate 5-phosphatase type IV-like; translated protein: MRMTENGEDSSPSQPVVGVLPGGAPGGKDPGEVSGDNTEDNKTTKLLNNTMKITQDLRDQSSKTSPYQPRPPLLPKPPVLSKEGNSGSVEEKVRSRRLKNSQESLTDPAETGSSTESLKEDSTVTGVFTLSGAATLRNGQGSVVGPQSAPSGSPVFRARGQSLSEYERGPHDHHSDPAEQRVRSSKVRLSPLQPSGPFPALEQSLASASLRTANRIDRDCVDYGIVPGRAGPERLQLHRNLSDSRLLDNMVSDNISVNSMKSTFSVLNPIRPRDVRNRSFLEGSVLGSGALLGAEELDRYFPERRVGIYIATWNMQGEKGLPNNLDDLLLPTDSEFAQDFYIIGVQEGCPDRREWEIRLQETLGPYYVMLYAAFHGVLYLTVFVRRDLIWFCSEVEHATVTTRIMSQIKTKGAVGIGFTFFGTSFLFITSHFTSGDSKVYERILDYNKIIEALALPNGLPDTNPYRSTSSDVTTRFDEVFWFGDFNFRLSKDRVGVEAILNQNPGVDMSPLLHHDQLSKEMKDGSIFKGFQEAPIHFFPTYKYDVGCDMYDTTSKQRIPSYTDRILFRNRQVDDIKVIKYTSCSTIKTSDHRPVIAMFQVKLRPGRDNIPLGAGQFDRSLYLEGIRRRITRELKKSEAIKNQGSSTICSIS